A window of Cellulomonas wangleii genomic DNA:
GGCTGTGCCCGCACGACGAGCAGTGAGCCGTCGGGGACCTCGTCGAGCCGCGCCGTGACCAGGGCCCGCAGCCGCCGCTTGACCCGGTTGCGGGTCACCGCGTTGCCGACGGCTCTGGACACGACGAGACCGACCACCGGCGGGCCGGGGTCGGTCGAGGTCGTGAGGTGCACGACGAGGGTGTCGCGGCCCCCACGCGCGCCCCGGCGCACCGTCTGCTGGAAGTCGGCAGAGCGGCGCATCCGGTGCGCTGCGGGGAGCACCGGGACGAGCGTCAGGCCGAGAGCTCGGTGCGCCCCTTGCGGCGGCGCGCCGCGAGGATGGCGCGGCCGGCACGCGTCCGCATGCGCAGACGGAAGCCGTGGGTCTTGGCCCGGCGCCGGTTGTTCGGCTGGAAGGTGCGCTTGGTCACGACGTTCTCCACACGTTTGTCGTAGCGATCGCACGCAGTCGCGCGACCAGGTCCTGGTGCCGTGTTCCACCGCTCCAGGGAACGCACGCTGTGAGACGTGCGACGGCGTCAGGGCGCGCCGGACGGAGCCGTTGAAAGGCTGAACCACGTTACGCTCCCGCCCGCGGCGCGGTCAAATGCGTGCACCGCTACCCTTCGCGCCCTGCGGCCCGAGGTCGCCGGTCCTGCGCGATACCCCAGGTCACCGCGTCCACGATACCGCCGGGTGCGGCG
This region includes:
- the rnpA gene encoding ribonuclease P protein component, which translates into the protein MLPAAHRMRRSADFQQTVRRGARGGRDTLVVHLTTSTDPGPPVVGLVVSRAVGNAVTRNRVKRRLRALVTARLDEVPDGSLLVVRAQPAAAASSSGELGRDLDKALATARRRLTGRDEHRAPA
- the rpmH gene encoding 50S ribosomal protein L34, giving the protein MTKRTFQPNNRRRAKTHGFRLRMRTRAGRAILAARRRKGRTELSA